CCACGTCGGTAATTATGCAGGCTTCCGGAAATTCCTTTTTTACCTGGCTGATCGCTCGCAGGTAAAGGCTTCCTTCGCGGTGGCTTTCGGTAGCGAGTTTATCTTTCAGCGCTTCCTCAATATTTGGGAACAAATCAAACGACGTTAAGCCCAGCTTCATGCAGCTCTCTACCTCGCGCAGCAGGTTATCAATAGAATACCTGTAAATGCCCGGCATGGAGGCTACCTCCGTTTTTTGGTTTTCACCATCCACAATAAACAGCGGAAATATCAGGTTAGCTGCACTCACATGTGTCTCCTGCACCATTTGGCGTATCGCTTCACTTTTCCTGTTTCTTCTTGGTCGTTGTAACATAAGCTCAGTCCTTGGACGATAGTCGATGGTCCATGGTTTTCTTGTATATATCTAAAATATCTATGGTCTATCGACTATGGACCATGGACTAAATTCCAAACACCGCTTCGGCCAATCCTACCTCATCGGGCGAGAAAGGCAGCGTGTAGCGTACACCCATTTCTTCAAATTTCTTACCGGTCGATTTGCCTATAGCGATCACTTTTTGATGTGGATCGAGCAGGTTATCCGCAAAATAAGCATCAACGTTTGATGGGCTGGTGAATATTACCACATCTGCCGAGCTGGCTTCCACGTCTTCTTCCAGCACGGTTTCGTAAACCGGCAGATCGATGATCCTGGTATCGGCTGATAAACCCTGGTGAATACTCCGCATCGGGCTTGCCGCCCCCGGGAAAGTTACGGTAGTACCGTTGGCTAACGCGGCAAACTCCGCCGCAACATCGGCTGTATCGGTGCCTTCGCCGGTAAAGTCGGCAAAGTAGCCGTGGCGGCGCAGCGCATCTTCTGAGCCGCTGCCCATCACTCCGAACTTTACTTTTTTAGGCAGTTGCGGGTCGAGTTTAAAAAAGTATTCCACCGCGTTCTTGCTGGTAAAAAACACCCAGTCGGTATTACGCAGTATAAACGGATCGAGCTTGGTAATTACCGCTACGGTACGTATCAGCGAGCGGGCCTCAATCTCAATATTGTTTTTTGATAACGCTTTACGGAAATAACTATTCTCGCTCACCTCGCGCGAGATGAACACTTTAGCCGGATGCTTGCGTTCGGCACTAAACCGGGCCACAATTTTTTCGGCCAGGCCTTCGGTGGTATCGGTTTCTACAAATAAACGGTCGGGGAAACCCTCGCCGGTATCGGCCTTTGAAGTAAATACCTGGAATTTATTTTCATCCTTACGGCAGTAGCAACCTAATGGCAGGTGGCAGCCACCGCCAAACAGCTTAAGCACTTTGCGCTCTACCGCCAGTTCTTCGGCAACATTGGCATGGTTAAGGGCTTGCAGCGTCTCAAATAGCTCCGGGTCGTTTTCCCTTATTTGTATGGCCAACGCACCTTGTGCGGGCGCAGGTATCAGTTCGGTTGGTGTTAATTCTTCTACATGAAATTCGCTCAGGTCTAACCCTAAACGGGCAACACCGGCCTTGGCCAGCATAATGGCATCATAATCCTCGTCGCGCAGTTTACCTATGCGGGTCGGCACGTTACCACGCAGATCCTCGATCTCCAGGTCAGGGCGAACAGCTAATAACTGCGCCTTGCGCCTGTTGGATGATGTGCCTACAATAGCGCCATATTTAACCGACAGCTTTTGGCGCACATCCACACAATCCTTCAATATAAGCAACAGCTCGGCAGGGTCCTCACGTTCAGATACCGCGGCGATGATGAGCCCCGGCGGGTTTTCGGTCGGCAGATCCTTATGCGAGTGCACGGCCAGGTCAATGGTACCGGCAAGCAGTTCTTCTTCCAGTTCCTTGGTAAAAAAGCCCTTGCCTTCCAGTTTATCAAAACTCAGGTTCAGTATGCGGTCGCCCTGGGTTTTAATGATCTTTAATTCGGCTTTAATATTTATAGCTGCCAAACTATCCTTAACAAAGTTGGCTTGCCATAGCGCGAGGTCGCTTCCGCGGGTTCCTATTATGAGTGTCCTATCCAAAAGATATTATGTATTAGCGACCACAAATTTAGTTTTTTACGGCTTTGATTTATTTAATTATTAACGATATGAAATTGAAGTGACTGAAAAGCCTGCAAGCTAACGCTATAGCTGTTGTTATCGCAGATGTCTATCTAACTGCGCGAACAATGCTTTACTATCGCTCGGGCGTTTGGCATCGGTATCAACAATTTTTCCGGCAGCGTTTACAATAACGTAGGTAAGCATTAATATGCGTCTTGAGGTGTCATGCACAGCATCCTGAAACAGCCGGGCGTATTTTTCATCACTTACAAAAATATGCGTGCCTTCCACATCGTATTTGTCTACCTGCTTTTTCCAAAGATATTTGTTTCCTTGTGAGATATACAGGTAACCCACTTTGCCGGATTGACGGTATTTATCCTTCAACGGTTTTGTAAAATCCCTGAATTCGGCCATACAAGGGCCGCAGGTTGTACCCCAAAAGTCAACGTAAACTACTTTGCCTTTAAAATTATCGACTATAATTTTATTAAGATCAGCTTCACTTTCATCAATATCTACAAACTTTATCTTTTTATTTTGCGGATCAAGCGTTAGTGCCCAAACAAATTTGGCTCCGGTAAACAACACCATCAACACAAAGGTTAAGGCCAGCGGCTTAGCTATTTTACCGGTTGCCCGTTTATACTTTATAAGCAACCACACTCCCCCTATTAACAATGCTAATACCAATAAGCTTTTCAGATAGATCAGCATATTCAGGGTGGAATTACGCTCGAGGATGTTGTCTAGAATATGTGCTTTTTGTTCACGGCTGAGGTCATAAACACTTTGTACTACGTTGATCATTTCTTCGCGTACATCTTTCTCCCAAGCCAGGCGATGTTCGGCAATATCAATACCCAACCACGGAATAACCGCCAGCATAATTGCCGCCACCCAAAAAAGCCTTGATTTTATCATATTGCAATGTAAATAAAATAATTACATCGTAAATAATACAATACTTAAACTATCAAAGCACCCTGAAAAAGCTAAATTGCGCCATGCGTTTACCCTTTTGCTTATTATTGCTCACAATTTTGGCAGCGGCTTGCTCCAATGAGAAGGTGGACGAGCACATAGCGGCAACGATAGATAGCAACGCAAAAAATTGGGTAGTTAAAAACCTCGCCGATAAGCCGGGCTACAAATCTGTTAACTATAGCCGCATAGATAGCATAGTTCTTTCCTATCGAAACGATAGCGCGTACATCCGCCTTGAGGATTCAATAATGCAGATAGAGGCCTTGCGTTTCCAGGAAATGGGCGAGAATTTCAAGTTATTTAACGAGCGAAAAGAGAGCGGATATTATGAAAAGAAACAAGCCGAATACCGGAAAAAGCAGGAGCGTATTAAGCAAAAGGTAGAGCCAAATTTTATAGGCTACAAGGTAGATCACCACTTTACGGTTACAGATAGCAGCGGTGCCGCTTTACTAAATAAGTATATTTTGTGTTTTGACAAGAATGGAAACCTGACCCGGGTTATACGATAAGTATTAATTACCGTTGATCAATATATCCTTCGCCATAACCATGGGTACGCTGATATATTTTTTCTCCATATAGCTGATCACCTTCTCCAACACCTCGCGCGATTGCTGGTCAAGGCTTTGTACTTCATCAACAAAAACGGTATTTAAGGCCGTAGTGCGAATTTCCTTAATTTTTTCGGGCACCTGGCGCATGGCTATCTCCACACGGCGTTGCTTAAGCTGCAGGTTAAACTCAGTGATGTTTTCGTCAATAATCGCTTCGGCGTGTACCAGTTCCTGGTAACGCTCCTGCAGGTTGCGTTTAGCCACCTCGTTAAGCGAATGTACCTCGATAAAGTTTACCGGGAACTGCTCCAATACGTCGGCAGCTGTATCATTAGGCACAGCAAGGTCAACTATGGTTTTTCGTCCGGTTTCACCATTTAATAATGATGCATATAATTCAGGCGTGATGATAGGCAATGTTGCTGACGTACAGGTAATGATAGCATCAAACCCGTTTTTATAGTTGGCCAGCTCTTCAAGTCCGTAAGCCTTGCCGCCCAGATCAGCAGCTAACTGCTCGGCGTTGCCTACCGTCCGGTTAAACACGGTGAAGTTACTGAATTTATGTTTTTGAAGATACTTGCTCAGGTTACGGTTGGTTTCGCCGGCGCCGATAATCAGGATGCGTGCGTTTGAGCAAAGCTTAAGATCCTTTAATTTACGGTAAGCCAGTGATACTACAGAGATTGGGTTTTTAGAGATATTGGTATGTGTATATACCTCTTTTGCGGTTTTAACTACACAACCCATCACCATACGCAGGTAATCGCCGGTAAGGCCGCCTTCCCTGCCTTGCTCGTAAGCTTTGCGTATCTGGGCCAAGATTTCCTTTTCGCCAACTACCAAACTTTCTAACGAGCAGGAGGTACGTAGCAAGTGGTTCAATGCGTCCTGGCCTTCGTAAATAACAGCAGCATCCATAAAGGTACCCATGTAGTGTGAGCATAAGCCCATCTCAAGCGAACCAATAAATTTCTCTGCAAAAGGCCTGTCAACCTCCTGCGAGGTAGCCATAACGAATACTACACGGTTACAGGTAGCCAGATAAAATAATTCGGAGATGCCAAATTCAACCTTAACCCTTTGAAGTTTAACGGTCAGATCCTCCTGGCATATCACCAATTTCCCCAACTCCTTCAGCTCGATCTGTTTGTGCGTAAAAGCTATAACCTTTAAATACTTCAAAGCAGTTTTAAATTTAACCCAACAAAAATAACAGGAATAAAAACCCCTTATGTCAACACTTTGTCAAACAGCCGTATTTAGAATGTATATAAATAACATACATTTCTTGATTACGGGGCCGCAAATAAACATTTTTCAGCCCGCACCTGCAACATGGCAAAACAATATTTTGCGTTTGCCGCTTATCACTTATCCATATTAGCAAGTACCTGTTAATTGGCTACATGGTTGCCTGCATTAATTTATAATTATGCAGGGCGGTGCTTTTCAACAGGTTATTATCCGGCTACAAAACTGATACATGAAAAAAGCTCCATTAATTATCATGATAATCGGCTACCTGCTTGCAGGTATTAATCACTTTGTACACCCGGCATCATACATCAAAATTATCCCCCCTTACCTGCCCATGCCAGCCGTGCTTAATATACTGGCAGGCGCTTTTGAAGTGCTTTTTGCCCTGATGCTGATATTTGAGCGAACAAGAAAGTTAGCTGCCCATGGCATTATACTGATGCTGATCGCGTTTTTGCCGGTACATATTGATATGGTTATCCATGCACCTTTGCAATTAGGCAGCATAACCGTAACGCCTCTGCTGGCCTGGATAAGGTTGATTGCATTGCAGCCTTTGCTGATTGCCTGGGCCTGGTGGTGCGCATCGGTTACCGACGAACGCCCTGCTTAAACAAAACAACCGGCGCACCGTTACACCATTACAACCGTTTATTACGAATGATAGTACAGGACCATTTTGTTACCCCTGGCGCCAAAGGCCGCCCCATCTCGCTTGACATTACTGTTGATACGGATAATCGTGATGCACCGCTTGTTATTTTTGCGCATGGTTTTAAAGGCTTTAAGGATTGGGGCACGCATAACCTGGTAGCGCGCTACTTCGCGCAAAATGGTTATCGTTTCCTGAAGTTTAATTTTTCGCATAATGGCACTACGGCCGAAGAGCCCACTGAATTTGCTGATCTGACCAGTTTCAGCGAAAATACTTTTTCGATTGAACTGGATGACCTGAAACATGTGCTCGATTTTGCAGCAAGTGGCGCGGCATTTAAACGCACTGATGAAGTTTACCTGATTGGTCACAGTATGGGCGGCGGCATCAGCATTATACATACGGCAGAGGATTCTCGGATAAAAAAGCTGATCACCATGGCGGCGGTGGCCACCTTTAGAAACCTGTGGCCGCGCCAGGCCGAAAAACAATGGAAGCTAACGGGGGTAATGCACTTCCCTAATTACCGTACCGGGCAGCAAATGCCGGTAAAATCCACATTGCTGGACGATCTGGATAAAAACCCAGAACGGCTGAACATTATTGTTCGTGCTACGGAGATCACGCAGCCCTGGCTTATAGCGCATGGCGATGCGGACCCAACGGTACCACTGAACCATGCGGAAGAATTACATGCGGCACAACCAAACACAAAACTCTATATCATTCCAGGTGGCGACCATGTGTTTGGCGGCACGCATCCTTATATTGCTAAAGAACTGCCGCAGATACTAAAAAACTTTTGCGACAAATGCATTACTTTTTTACAAAGCGATTGATTTACAAAGCACCATATTAGTGTTTATAATTAACACACCACACTATGGGCATACAACCCGCCAAAAAAGAGGGCAAAAAATTTGCAAATATTATACCTACTGATGCCGCCGGACTTGGCCGCATGCTGCCGATACTGCGCGAGTACATGCTTAATAAAGAGGAAAACGTACCTAAAAAAACGTTAGGCCCATTTAAAACGGATGCCGCTTTATATAGTACACCGCCCGCCACCGGCCTGCGCATTACCTGGATAGGCCACTCCAGCATTATCATCGAAATTGATGGCAAACGCCTGCTTACCGATCCGGTTTGGAGCCAGCGGGTATCGTTTACGCAACGCATGGGGCCCAAGCGTTTTTTTGATGCACCACTATCCTTAAACCAATTACCGCATATTGATGCCGTCATCAGTTCGCACGATCATTATGATCACCTGGATGAGAACACAATTAAATACCTTGCTACTAAAAACATTCCGTTTATCTGCTCATTAGGTATAGGCCGGTACCTGCGCAAATGGGGTGTAAAAACGGTTACCGAATTAAACTGGGGTGATAGCACTACGCTGGGCCACCTAACGATAACCGCCGCTCCGGCCAGGCATTTTTCGGGCAGGGGACTGTTTAACCGCGATGAAACACTGTGGTCTTCATTTGTGATCAAAGGGCCGCAGCATAATATATATTTCGGAGCTGATTCCGGACCCTCACCGAGCTTTAAAGATATCGGCGATGCGTTTGGTCCGTTTGATTTGACCATGCTTGAAGTTGGTGCTTACGGAAAGTACTGGCCCGATATACACATGGGGCCTGATAATGCTACAAACGCCCATTTAGCGCTTAAGGGTGAAATAATGATGCCTATACACTGGGGCACTTTCAATCTTGCCCCGCACGCCTGGTACGAGCCTGCCGAAAAGGTGATCAACTATGCCGCGCAAAAAGGCATCAGTTTATTTATGCCATCGCCCGGGACCCCTACTGAGGTTAGCGAAAACCTGATCTCCAACTGGTGGACGCCATACATGAGCCTATAAAAAAACAGCGGCCGGGTTATACCGGCCGCTGAATAAAAATAAAGCATTAATCAAAAAACTATCTTGTATACCTGCTGATGATATCAATAATCACCTTGTTTTTTTGCAGCTGCGGCAAATAATCAAACAGGATATAATGTTTTTCAGGATCGGTTGAAAGCGCCAGTTCCAGTTGGTTAAGCGCCTCGTTATAGTCGCCCTGGGCAAACAGGTAAGCCACCATACGGTAATACAGCTCGGCAGCGTCAGGATTGTTCTTAATGGCCTGCGTCATCACCTCTATTGCGTCCGCCAGCTTTTCCTGCTCGTATAATATAGAGGAGTAATCCAGCCAGGCATCAACATCAACCGGGTTCAGTTCCACAACCTTTTCGTAAGCTTTTTCTGCTTCCTCAATATGGCCCAGTTTATATTCGGCATCAGCAATGGCAAACCAGTAATCCGCGTTTGACAGGTCGAGGTCGAGCGCTTTTTTATAAAAGTGCAGTGCCTCAAAATATCGCTCCTCAAAATCAAGGGTTACCCCTATACCAAACCAGGCATCAGCCAGCTTTGGGTCCATTTTAACTGATTTTTTGTAAAAGGCGCGGGCATCATCCATCTGCTCCAGCTTCTCATAGCACTCGCCAATGGCACAGTAAGTATCGGCATTAGGCTGCTCGTACTCAAAAGTTTGGCGGTACACCTCTATAGCCTCGGCATATTTTTCAAGGTTAACCAGTGCGTTACCCTTATTAAAGTAGGCTGATGCAAAGCTGTCCTTAATCAGGATAGCATAATCATAGGCATCAATAGCCTTTTCAAACAAACCGAGCTTAGTGAAGGCATTGCCCAGGTTATACCAGGCGGCATAGCTGTAAGGTTCGTTATCAATATATTGCTGATAAAACTGTACGCTTTCTTCCTGATTATCCAGCACGTCATAGCAAAAAGCGAGCTCATACAGGGCATCCTGGTTTTCCATATTCTGCTCAAGGCAGCGTTTTAAGTACACTACAGCCTGCTCATACTCGCCCATGTTTTGATGCACGTA
This Mucilaginibacter defluvii DNA region includes the following protein-coding sequences:
- a CDS encoding TlpA family protein disulfide reductase; amino-acid sequence: MIKSRLFWVAAIMLAVIPWLGIDIAEHRLAWEKDVREEMINVVQSVYDLSREQKAHILDNILERNSTLNMLIYLKSLLVLALLIGGVWLLIKYKRATGKIAKPLALTFVLMVLFTGAKFVWALTLDPQNKKIKFVDIDESEADLNKIIVDNFKGKVVYVDFWGTTCGPCMAEFRDFTKPLKDKYRQSGKVGYLYISQGNKYLWKKQVDKYDVEGTHIFVSDEKYARLFQDAVHDTSRRILMLTYVIVNAAGKIVDTDAKRPSDSKALFAQLDRHLR
- the hemA gene encoding glutamyl-tRNA reductase; the encoded protein is MKYLKVIAFTHKQIELKELGKLVICQEDLTVKLQRVKVEFGISELFYLATCNRVVFVMATSQEVDRPFAEKFIGSLEMGLCSHYMGTFMDAAVIYEGQDALNHLLRTSCSLESLVVGEKEILAQIRKAYEQGREGGLTGDYLRMVMGCVVKTAKEVYTHTNISKNPISVVSLAYRKLKDLKLCSNARILIIGAGETNRNLSKYLQKHKFSNFTVFNRTVGNAEQLAADLGGKAYGLEELANYKNGFDAIITCTSATLPIITPELYASLLNGETGRKTIVDLAVPNDTAADVLEQFPVNFIEVHSLNEVAKRNLQERYQELVHAEAIIDENITEFNLQLKQRRVEIAMRQVPEKIKEIRTTALNTVFVDEVQSLDQQSREVLEKVISYMEKKYISVPMVMAKDILINGN
- a CDS encoding tetratricopeptide repeat protein, with protein sequence MEEEFEFGFTEDPKFSVERYEEMIRNHDQYFFDAQAFENIIDYYIEKNDPPKALQVVEYARNQHPFAAVFLIKQAQLLMVTNRASDAFEALDKAAMLEASDPDIYIIRGNLYESMERYSEALENYEKALQLADDTDEVLLHMAYVHQNMGEYEQAVVYLKRCLEQNMENQDALYELAFCYDVLDNQEESVQFYQQYIDNEPYSYAAWYNLGNAFTKLGLFEKAIDAYDYAILIKDSFASAYFNKGNALVNLEKYAEAIEVYRQTFEYEQPNADTYCAIGECYEKLEQMDDARAFYKKSVKMDPKLADAWFGIGVTLDFEERYFEALHFYKKALDLDLSNADYWFAIADAEYKLGHIEEAEKAYEKVVELNPVDVDAWLDYSSILYEQEKLADAIEVMTQAIKNNPDAAELYYRMVAYLFAQGDYNEALNQLELALSTDPEKHYILFDYLPQLQKNKVIIDIISRYTR
- a CDS encoding DoxX family protein, encoding MKKAPLIIMIIGYLLAGINHFVHPASYIKIIPPYLPMPAVLNILAGAFEVLFALMLIFERTRKLAAHGIILMLIAFLPVHIDMVIHAPLQLGSITVTPLLAWIRLIALQPLLIAWAWWCASVTDERPA
- a CDS encoding alpha/beta hydrolase family protein, which codes for MIVQDHFVTPGAKGRPISLDITVDTDNRDAPLVIFAHGFKGFKDWGTHNLVARYFAQNGYRFLKFNFSHNGTTAEEPTEFADLTSFSENTFSIELDDLKHVLDFAASGAAFKRTDEVYLIGHSMGGGISIIHTAEDSRIKKLITMAAVATFRNLWPRQAEKQWKLTGVMHFPNYRTGQQMPVKSTLLDDLDKNPERLNIIVRATEITQPWLIAHGDADPTVPLNHAEELHAAQPNTKLYIIPGGDHVFGGTHPYIAKELPQILKNFCDKCITFLQSD
- the hemC gene encoding hydroxymethylbilane synthase; its protein translation is MDRTLIIGTRGSDLALWQANFVKDSLAAINIKAELKIIKTQGDRILNLSFDKLEGKGFFTKELEEELLAGTIDLAVHSHKDLPTENPPGLIIAAVSEREDPAELLLILKDCVDVRQKLSVKYGAIVGTSSNRRKAQLLAVRPDLEIEDLRGNVPTRIGKLRDEDYDAIMLAKAGVARLGLDLSEFHVEELTPTELIPAPAQGALAIQIRENDPELFETLQALNHANVAEELAVERKVLKLFGGGCHLPLGCYCRKDENKFQVFTSKADTGEGFPDRLFVETDTTEGLAEKIVARFSAERKHPAKVFISREVSENSYFRKALSKNNIEIEARSLIRTVAVITKLDPFILRNTDWVFFTSKNAVEYFFKLDPQLPKKVKFGVMGSGSEDALRRHGYFADFTGEGTDTADVAAEFAALANGTTVTFPGAASPMRSIHQGLSADTRIIDLPVYETVLEEDVEASSADVVIFTSPSNVDAYFADNLLDPHQKVIAIGKSTGKKFEEMGVRYTLPFSPDEVGLAEAVFGI
- a CDS encoding MBL fold metallo-hydrolase; its protein translation is MGIQPAKKEGKKFANIIPTDAAGLGRMLPILREYMLNKEENVPKKTLGPFKTDAALYSTPPATGLRITWIGHSSIIIEIDGKRLLTDPVWSQRVSFTQRMGPKRFFDAPLSLNQLPHIDAVISSHDHYDHLDENTIKYLATKNIPFICSLGIGRYLRKWGVKTVTELNWGDSTTLGHLTITAAPARHFSGRGLFNRDETLWSSFVIKGPQHNIYFGADSGPSPSFKDIGDAFGPFDLTMLEVGAYGKYWPDIHMGPDNATNAHLALKGEIMMPIHWGTFNLAPHAWYEPAEKVINYAAQKGISLFMPSPGTPTEVSENLISNWWTPYMSL